Part of the Acidimicrobiales bacterium genome is shown below.
CGGCGACCCCCCTCGCAAGGCCGGCGGCGCGCCTCGAGGCGACGACCGTCCCCGCCGAACCCCGGCCCGTTACAGCGAGGACCATGTCGAGGGCCCCCGGCAATACAGCGACGATCGTCCGCGGCGCACCGGTGGCCCGGCCCGCGGCGCAGGCGACGAGCGCCCCCGCCGCACCGACGGCCCGCCCCGGACCGGTGGGCCCCGCCGTTCCAGCGACGACCGCCCCGTCCGCCGCACCGACGGCCCGCCCCGCCGTGGCGCAGGTGGCTACGGCGACGACCGTCCCCGCCGCACGCCTGGTGCCTACGACGACCGTCCGGCACGTCGTTCGGACGGCCCGCCCCGGCGCGGAACCGGCGGCTACGGCGAACGCCCCGCCGCCCGCGGCGACGGCCCGCCCCGCCGTGGGACTGGCGGCTATGACGAACGCCCCCGTCGCGCTTCTGGTACCTATGACGAACGCCCCGCCCGTCGGTCCGAGGGCCCGCCCCGCCGTGGGACCGGCGACGACCGGCCGCGACGCGCCCCCGGCGCCTACGAGGGCCGACCGGTGCGAGGAAGCGACGGACCGTCTCGCACCTACGGCGCCGACCGACCGCCCCGCCGAGGCGCCGGTGGCCACAGTGACGACCGTCCCGTTCGCCGCGGCGCAGCCGGTACCGGCGGCGACGACCGTCCCCGTCGTACGGGCGACGGCCCGCCCCGTCGGTTCGAAGGCCGCCCCCGGCGCGACGGCGACAGTGTCGCCCCCGAGGCACGCCGGGCCGTCGCCCGCGGTCGTGTGCGCCCTGAGCCCGAGCCCGACGACGCCCGCACGCGTTCGTGGGGGAGCGTCGCTCGCAAGGGTGCCCGCGTCGTCGGCGAACCGCGGTCGGGTTCGGCGTCGGAGGCATGGCGCGACGCCGTCAGCCGGAGCCGTTCCGACGAGGAACGCCACCGCTCGGCGCCGCCCAAGTGGGAGCCCGAGGTCTGGGTCGAGGACGCGCCCGCCCCGCCCGCGCCCCGCCGGGCCCGCACGTCCGCCACGGCCGAGCGGGCACCGAGCCCGCCCCGGCGCACCCGCAAGCTGCCGCCCGTCGTCGCCGGCGAAGTCGCCCGCGCTGCCGGTGCCACTCGCTCGGCCAAGGTCGAACAAGCGCTGGCCGAAGCGGCCCGGGCCTACGAACGCGACCGCTACCACGACGCCCGGCGCATGCTGCGGCCGCTGGCCGAGCGCTACCCCGACGTGGCCGCCGTGCGCGAGCTCCACGGCCTCACCCTGTACCGCATGGGGAAGTGGACCGACGCCATCAAGGAGCTCGAGGCTTTCCGCTCCTTGTCGGGCTCCTACGACCAGCACCCCGTCCTGGCCGACTGCAACCGGGCGCTGCGGCGCTGGAAGCGGGTCGAGGAAGTGTGGGACGACCTGCGGGAGGCGTCGCCGAGCGCCGAGTTGGTAGCCGAGGGCCGCATCGTCATGGCCGGTGCCATGGCCGATCGCGGCAACGTAGGCGGCGCCATCGCCCTGCTCGAGCGGGCCCGCAGCAACATCAAGCGCCCCCGCCCGCACCACCTGCGCCTCTGGTACGCCTTGGCCGACCTCTACGAGCGGGCGGGCGAACTGCCGCGCTCGCGTGAGCTGTTCCGGGCCATCCTGCGCCACCACCACGACTTCGCCGACGTGCCCGAGCGGCTGGCTTCGCTCGACTGAGCGCCCGCAAAACTGTCGCACCCCCTCGGTAGGGTGAGGACCACGCAACTTCCCCCTGCGTCGTCCGCTTACGAGGGAGAGGTGTGCCATGAATGTGGTCGTGGTGCGAGGCCGGCTGTCGAAGCCGGCAGAGGAACGGGTGCTGGAGTCGCGCACCCGACTGGTGACGTTGGAGCTGACAGTGCCGCGCCCGGGCGAACGGGCCGACAGCGTGCCGGTGGCGTGGATGGGGGCGCCTGCGTCGGCCGCTCGCCTCGACACCGGCGAGGAGGTGCTCGTCATCGGG
Proteins encoded:
- a CDS encoding tetratricopeptide repeat protein, with protein sequence MPPPPGERRRASGSGAGKPRRPAGDPPRKAGGAPRGDDRPRRTPARYSEDHVEGPRQYSDDRPRRTGGPARGAGDERPRRTDGPPRTGGPRRSSDDRPVRRTDGPPRRGAGGYGDDRPRRTPGAYDDRPARRSDGPPRRGTGGYGERPAARGDGPPRRGTGGYDERPRRASGTYDERPARRSEGPPRRGTGDDRPRRAPGAYEGRPVRGSDGPSRTYGADRPPRRGAGGHSDDRPVRRGAAGTGGDDRPRRTGDGPPRRFEGRPRRDGDSVAPEARRAVARGRVRPEPEPDDARTRSWGSVARKGARVVGEPRSGSASEAWRDAVSRSRSDEERHRSAPPKWEPEVWVEDAPAPPAPRRARTSATAERAPSPPRRTRKLPPVVAGEVARAAGATRSAKVEQALAEAARAYERDRYHDARRMLRPLAERYPDVAAVRELHGLTLYRMGKWTDAIKELEAFRSLSGSYDQHPVLADCNRALRRWKRVEEVWDDLREASPSAELVAEGRIVMAGAMADRGNVGGAIALLERARSNIKRPRPHHLRLWYALADLYERAGELPRSRELFRAILRHHHDFADVPERLASLD